The following is a genomic window from Flavobacterium crassostreae.
CAAAGGTACTACTTATTTATAATTTAGCCATCAAAATCCTTTTTATGAAAGGCAATTATAAGTATGCGTTGGTCCTATAGCGAGTGGGTGCTCCAATGTGGCTTTTCTTTTTTGGGATTAATATAAAGAGTTTGCTAGACGGATTCTATTTTTTTTGGACAAAAATATTTAGATATCCATTAGATAATTCTACTTTTGTGGCATACAACTAGTTTATTATGTACAAATTACTTATTCGTCCTTTGTTTTTCTTTTTTGATCCAGAAAAAATACACCATTTTACTTTTTCGTTAATCCGTATAACTTCCAGAATTCCAGGTTTTTCTGCTTTATACCGTGGGTTGTATTTGGTGTCAGATAAAAGGCTAGAAACCCAAGTTTGTGGTTTGAAGTTTAAAAATCCCGTAGGACTTGCAGCAGGATTTGATAAAGATGCCAAGCTTTATAAAGAGCTTTCTAATTTTGGTTTTGGTTTTATAGAAATAGGAACTTTAACCCCAAAAGCCCAAGAAGGAAATCCCAAAAAGCGTTTGTTTAGATTACAACAAGATTCGGGAATTATTAACCGCATGGGATTTAATAATGGTGGAGTACAAGCTGCAGTAGAGAGATTAAAAACAAATCCGGGCGTGCTAATTGGTGGTAATATTGGTAAAAATAAAATAACCCCAAACGAAGCTGCTACGGCAGATTATGAACTGTGTTTTGATGCATTGTATCCTTATGTAGATTATTTTGTGGTTAATGTTAGTTCTCCCAATACCCCTAATTTAAGGGCTTTGCAAGACAAAGAACCCCTAACGCAACTATTGCAAACCCTGCAAGACAAAAACACGCTTAAGCCAAAGCAAAAGCCAATATTTTTAAAAATTGCACCCGATTTGACCAACGACCAATTGTTGGATATCATTGCCATTGTAGCCACCACCAAAATTGCGGGAGTTATTGCTACCAATACTACTATTGCAAGAGAAGGTTTGCAATCCGAAGCAAAACAAGAAACTGGAGGATTGTCTGGTAAACCGTTAACCAAAAGAGCGACAGAAGTTATTCGGTTTTTGTCTGAAAAAAGCAACAAATCCTTTCCAATAATTGGGGTAGGAGGAATTCATTCTGCCGAAGATGCCCTCGAAAAATTAGAAGCTGGAGCCAGTTTGGTGCAACTCTATACTGGTTTTATATACGAAGGCCCTGCACTAGTGAAAGCAATTAATAAAAAGATTTTAAAGCAAATGAAATAGATTTTTGTGATCTCTCTAAAAATCGTTTAGTATTTCAAGCAAGCATTCTTAGGAGGGATATTTAGAGGCTAAAATGGGCTTTTGGCGTTTAACCAAACATTTTGTGACGATCGGTTGGCAGCTTTATTATGGAGTATTATTTATAGGCTGCCAAGGGTCTAAAGTTTAAAGGATGTTTCCAAAACACGAATTGTTTATCTATCTTTGAAACACTATGAAGTCAGTAAAAATTATAGAATGTCCTCGGGATGCCATGCAAGGGATTAAACCCTTTATACCAACTCCTGAAAAAGTAGCCTACCTACAAGCATTGTTACGGGTAGGGTTTGATTCTATAGATTTTGGAAGTTTTGTATCTCCGAAGGCAATTCCGCAAATGGTAGATACTGCCGATGTGTTGTCTCAATTGGATTTATCTCAAACTACCAGCAAACTTTTGGCAATCATAGCCAATACCAGAGGTGCCGAAATAGCATCCAAACATCCAGAAATACGCTATCTAGGATTTCCGTTTTCTATTTCTGAGAATTTTCAAATGCGTAACACACACAAAACCATCTCCGAATCTTTAATTACCTTAACAGAAATTCTAGAAATAGCAGACCAGACCAATAAGGAAGTAGTTGCTTATTTATCCATGGGTTTTGGAAATCCATATGGCGATCCTTGGAATGTAGATATAGTTGGAGATTGGACAGAAAAAATGTCTATTATGGGAGTACGGATACTTTCGTTATCCGACACCGTAGGTAGCGCTACTCCAGAGGCTATTGCGTATTTATTTTCTAATTTGATTCCAAAATACCCTCACATAGAGTTTGGTGCACACTTGCATACTACCACAGATACATGGTTTGAAAAAGTAGATGCCGCTTACAAAGCTGGTTGTACTCGTTTTGACGGTGCCATTCAAGGATTTGGTGGTTGCCCAATGGCCAAAAACGATCTGACAGGCAATATGCCCACCGAAAAATTACTCTCTTATTTTACCGCCAACAAGGTTCCTACAAATTTAAATCCATTAAGCTTTGAGAGCGCCTACAATGCAGCATCAAAATTATTCAATGCGTATCCTTAATTTTCAGAGGTAAATAAAAGGCCTAAAACGAGAACTTTATTAAGGGTGCGTTGTCCTGATTTTGAAATTTTTAGGATAACCAAATACGGTTTTTTACGTCCAAAAAAGAATTATATTGGCATTATATTGGGTTTGAAAAAAAGAATTGGCAGGATAGTTGCAGTTAATGGTAGATTAGACAAGGTTTTAATCAAAAAATTTGCTATATTTGCTCGCAATTCAACTAGAAATTGCACCATGATAGCACACAACTCCAAAATTATCGGCGAAGGTTTAACCTACGATGATGTATTATTAGTTCCTAATTACTCTAATGTACTTCCTAGAGAAGTGAGTATCCAATCAAATTTTTCAAGAAACATAACCCTTAACGTACCAATAGTAGCCGCTGCTATGGATACCGTTACAGAGAGTGCTATGGCAATTGCTATGGCGCAAGAAGGCGGTATTGGTGTTTTGCACAAAAACATGACAATTGAGCAACAAGCTGCCAAAGTACGTAAAGTAAAACGAGCAGAATCAGGCATGATTTTGGATCCAGTTACCTTACCTCTAACAGCTACAGTAGCAGATGCAAAAAACGCTATGAAAGAATTTAGCATTGGCGGTATTCCAATTGTAGACCAAAATCAAGTATTAAAAGGAATCGTAACCAATAGAGACCTGCGTTTTGAAAAAAACAATGCAAGACCAATTGTAGAAGTCATGACTAAAGATAATTTAGTTACCGTTGCCGAAGGGACTTCATTAGAACAAGCAGAAGTAGTATTGCAAGGACACAAAATTGAAAAACTTCCGGTAGTAAATGCCAATAACAAATTAGTAGGCTTAATAACCTTTAGAGATATCACCAAATTAACCCAAAAACCCATAGCTAACAAAGATGTTTACGGACGTTTGCGTGTAGCAGCAGCAGTTGGAGTTACAGGAGATGCAGTACTAAGAGCAGAAGCTTTAGTAAATGCAGGAGTAGATGCCATAATCATTGATACCGCACACGGACACACCCAAGGTGTAGTTAATACCTTACGAGAGATAAAAACAAAATTTCCTCAAATTGACGTAATAGTAGGTAACATTGCCACACCAGAAGCCGCTAAATTTTTAGTAGAAAACGGAGCAGATGGCGTAAAAGTTGGAATTGGACCTGGATCAATTTGTACCACACGAGTAGTGGCAGGAGTAGGTTTTCCGCAATTTTCGGCAGTGCTAGAAGTAGCTGCTGCTCTAAAAGGAACCGGAGTTCCGGTAATTGCAGACGGAGGGATTCGTTACACTGGAGACATCCCTAAAGCTATTGCAGCAGGAGCGGATTCTGTAATGTTGGGATCGTTATTAGCAGGTACCAAAGAATCTCCAGGAGAAACAATCATTTTTGAAGGTAGAAAATTTAAGTCCTACCGAGGAATGGGATCCGTAGAAGCCATGGAAACAGGATCTAAAGACCGTTATTTTCAAGATGTCGAAGACGATGTCAAAAAACTAGTTCCCGAAGGAATTGTAGGTCGTGTACCCTACAAAGGAGAACTTAACGAGAGTATGCTACAATTTATAGGTGGTTTACGTGCCGGAATGGGATACTGCGGAGCCAAAGATATTCCGACGCTTCAAGCAACAGGACGCTTTGTACGTTTGACCTCTAGCGGTATTGCCGAAAGCCATCCACATAATGTTACCATAACCAAAGAAGCACCAAATTATTCAAGATAATACAGGCCACATCCCTCTTTAACAAAAAATAAGAAGGTGTAGTTTTAAATCCTCCAAAAAAGGCAAGAGTTGTTTTCTCTTGCCTTTTTTTTGTTACTCCGGAAACAACGCATTCATTAACCTATTATTTCCTACAATCCATAAAATATCGTCTTTTTGTAAAACCATATTGGATTCTGGATTTAAAATCCTCTCGCCATTGCGTTCAATACCTACCAACAAACCATTCGTTCGTTCCCTTAGCTTGGATTGTCCTACACTTTGACCAATAAATTCTTTGTTGCGGAGTTCAATTTGTTTAAGAACCAAGTTGTTATCCGTTTTTACAGGATCCATAATTTCACTCTGCTTCAAATAAACCGAAAATTGTTCCACTTGCGCATCGGTACCAATCACACAAATTTCATCCCCCGGAAACAAGCGTTCCAACTTATTGGGTATTTGCAAGGTTAATTCTCCCCGCTTAATAAAAGCAATATTGATACCCATGGCTTCTCTAATTTGCAATTCTTGCAAGGTTTTGCCCGCTAGTTGAGACTCTGGAGCAATTTCAAAAGTAGACATATGCCCATCCCAAGGCGTTAAATTAGCATGACGGCGATCCACTTTTTTGACCTCCTCTCGGGTGTTTAAATTTTTAAGAAAATGGTTTTCAATCTTATGGTATTGGTTGTGCAATTGTTTTGGAAAAAAGAAATACAAGGTGATGGCAGCAATTAAAGCAAAGAAAGCAATAATTGGAGAGAAAAAAATATTCAACAAAAAACCAATATAAAACAACGCCAATCCCATTCTAAAAAAAATCATCATCACTATAGGGCCTCTATATTTACGCTCTTTATACAAAGCATCCACTTGATCCACAGCCACGCGTCGCAGAGATAAAGCCCACAAAAAAGGCGAAATAGCCACCAAAGTAATACAAGCAGCTATGGCATTCCCAAATTTAGAATCTGCAACTAATGGCAACACAAAATTAGCAGAAAGTAAAATAATTGCCGTAATCACAATGGTATTAAGTACAATTTGTACCAAATACGCCCTTATGGCTATTTGCCACGTACTAATAGCGCGGATAGCCTGTGCATTGGTACTGTATCTAGCAATATTTTTGAGCCATTTTTTAGGGAGTTTACGTTCTAATAACTCCGAAAACGGTACCGCCATCTTTACCATAAACGGCGTAGTAAAGGTAGTAACAGCAGATACTGCCACCACAATAGGATACAAAAAAGCGCTAGTGACATGCATAGACATACCCAAAGTAGCAATAATAAACGAAAACTCCCCAATTTGAGACAAACTCATCCCCGTTTGTACTGCCTGTTTTAGTGGTTGTCCCGAGATCAAGGCACCCGCAGTAGAACTAATAGACTGTCCAAAAATAGTAACAAAGGTCAAGATCAAAACCGGAACAGCATGCTCATAAAGCATCACCGGATCAATCAACATCCCTACAGACACAAAAAAAATAGCCCCAAACAAATCTTTAACCGGTTGTACTAAATGTTCAATATGTTCGGCTTGGGTAGTCTCTGCAATAATAGATCCCATGATAAAAGCCCCCAAAGCAGGCGAAAACCCCACGTTAGACGCCAAAATAACCATCATCAAGCACAAAGCCAATGCCACAATAAGCAACATCTCGTCTGTGAGTAAATGCTTGGTTTTTTTTAATAAAGACGGCACAAAAAAGATTCCTCCCAAAAACCAAGCCGTCAAAAAGAAAACCAACTTTAAAACAGACAGCAACAACTCCGTCCCAGAAAACTGTTGGCTAACCGCTACCGTAGAGAGCAAAACCATCATTAAAATAGCAACAATATCCTGAACAATTAGAGACCCAATAACAATACCTGCAAACTTTTTGGTCTTGACCCCCAACTCATCAAAAGTTTTTAAAATAATCGTAGTAGACGAAATAGACAAAATAACCCCCAAAAAGATAGAATCCATTTGACCCCAGCCCAGCCATTTACCCACCAAAAAGCCTATCAAAACCATAGAAATGATCTGCGTAACAGCAGTAATA
Proteins encoded in this region:
- a CDS encoding quinone-dependent dihydroorotate dehydrogenase, translating into MYKLLIRPLFFFFDPEKIHHFTFSLIRITSRIPGFSALYRGLYLVSDKRLETQVCGLKFKNPVGLAAGFDKDAKLYKELSNFGFGFIEIGTLTPKAQEGNPKKRLFRLQQDSGIINRMGFNNGGVQAAVERLKTNPGVLIGGNIGKNKITPNEAATADYELCFDALYPYVDYFVVNVSSPNTPNLRALQDKEPLTQLLQTLQDKNTLKPKQKPIFLKIAPDLTNDQLLDIIAIVATTKIAGVIATNTTIAREGLQSEAKQETGGLSGKPLTKRATEVIRFLSEKSNKSFPIIGVGGIHSAEDALEKLEAGASLVQLYTGFIYEGPALVKAINKKILKQMK
- a CDS encoding hydroxymethylglutaryl-CoA lyase, which codes for MKSVKIIECPRDAMQGIKPFIPTPEKVAYLQALLRVGFDSIDFGSFVSPKAIPQMVDTADVLSQLDLSQTTSKLLAIIANTRGAEIASKHPEIRYLGFPFSISENFQMRNTHKTISESLITLTEILEIADQTNKEVVAYLSMGFGNPYGDPWNVDIVGDWTEKMSIMGVRILSLSDTVGSATPEAIAYLFSNLIPKYPHIEFGAHLHTTTDTWFEKVDAAYKAGCTRFDGAIQGFGGCPMAKNDLTGNMPTEKLLSYFTANKVPTNLNPLSFESAYNAASKLFNAYP
- the guaB gene encoding IMP dehydrogenase, which translates into the protein MIAHNSKIIGEGLTYDDVLLVPNYSNVLPREVSIQSNFSRNITLNVPIVAAAMDTVTESAMAIAMAQEGGIGVLHKNMTIEQQAAKVRKVKRAESGMILDPVTLPLTATVADAKNAMKEFSIGGIPIVDQNQVLKGIVTNRDLRFEKNNARPIVEVMTKDNLVTVAEGTSLEQAEVVLQGHKIEKLPVVNANNKLVGLITFRDITKLTQKPIANKDVYGRLRVAAAVGVTGDAVLRAEALVNAGVDAIIIDTAHGHTQGVVNTLREIKTKFPQIDVIVGNIATPEAAKFLVENGADGVKVGIGPGSICTTRVVAGVGFPQFSAVLEVAAALKGTGVPVIADGGIRYTGDIPKAIAAGADSVMLGSLLAGTKESPGETIIFEGRKFKSYRGMGSVEAMETGSKDRYFQDVEDDVKKLVPEGIVGRVPYKGELNESMLQFIGGLRAGMGYCGAKDIPTLQATGRFVRLTSSGIAESHPHNVTITKEAPNYSR
- a CDS encoding cation:proton antiporter codes for the protein MSVATTVAQTTTHLEPLISDLGLILMTAGIAVLVFKKLKQPLVLGYLIAGFLSGTHFDFFPSVRDVKSVEVWAEIGVIILLFSLGLEFSFKKLMKVGGTASITAVTQIISMVLIGFLVGKWLGWGQMDSIFLGVILSISSTTIILKTFDELGVKTKKFAGIVIGSLIVQDIVAILMMVLLSTVAVSQQFSGTELLLSVLKLVFFLTAWFLGGIFFVPSLLKKTKHLLTDEMLLIVALALCLMMVILASNVGFSPALGAFIMGSIIAETTQAEHIEHLVQPVKDLFGAIFFVSVGMLIDPVMLYEHAVPVLILTFVTIFGQSISSTAGALISGQPLKQAVQTGMSLSQIGEFSFIIATLGMSMHVTSAFLYPIVVAVSAVTTFTTPFMVKMAVPFSELLERKLPKKWLKNIARYSTNAQAIRAISTWQIAIRAYLVQIVLNTIVITAIILLSANFVLPLVADSKFGNAIAACITLVAISPFLWALSLRRVAVDQVDALYKERKYRGPIVMMIFFRMGLALFYIGFLLNIFFSPIIAFFALIAAITLYFFFPKQLHNQYHKIENHFLKNLNTREEVKKVDRRHANLTPWDGHMSTFEIAPESQLAGKTLQELQIREAMGINIAFIKRGELTLQIPNKLERLFPGDEICVIGTDAQVEQFSVYLKQSEIMDPVKTDNNLVLKQIELRNKEFIGQSVGQSKLRERTNGLLVGIERNGERILNPESNMVLQKDDILWIVGNNRLMNALFPE